The region GCGTGCTGTCGGCCTTGTAGTGGCCGGTCACAAAGGTGACGCTCTGGGCGTAATCGCGGTGGGTCAGCGGAATACCGGCGTAGGCCGTCACCGCAGAGGCCGCCGTGATGCCGGGCACCACCTGGAACGGTACGCCCGCTTCGGCTGCCGCCTGCAGCTCTTCGCCGCCGCGGCCGAAGATAAACGGATCGCCCCCTTTCAGGCGCACCACGGTTTTACCCGCTTTGGCGGCGTCAACCAGCATCTGGTTAGTGTCGTGCTGCGGCACCGAGTGCTCGCCAGCCCGTTTGCCGACGCAGATTTGCTCCGCGTCGCGACGGATCAGCTCGCGCACGCCGTCGGTGACCAGATGGTCGTAGAACACCACGTCCGCGTCCTGCAGCACCTGCAGGCCGCGCAGCGTCAGGAGCCCGGCATCGCCCGGCCCTGCCCCCACCAGAATGATCTCCCCGCCCGTGCTGCCGGGGTTATCCAGTTCGTCCTCGAGGATTTTCTGCGCTGCCGTCTCATTACCGGCATGCATCAGGCTGGCAAAGCGGCCGCGAAACACGCGTTCCCAGAAGCGACGGCGTTCCGTTACGCTGGTCAGGCGCGTTTTAAGGTGGTTGCGCCAGAAGCTGGCTTTTTCCGCCATGCGCCCGAGGCTGGTCGGCAGCAGCGCTTCGATTTTTTCACGCAGCACGCGCGCCAGCACCGGTGCGGTACCGCCGGAGGAGATCGCCACCAGCAGCGGAGAACGGTCAACGATCGACGGGAAGATAAACGAGCATAACGGCTGGTCGTCCACCACGTTCACCAGGCGGTAACGGGCCTGAGCGGCGTCGGAAATCCGCCGGTTCAGGTCGCGATCTTCGGTCGCCGCAATCACCAGCACTACGGTATCGATTTGTGATTCGTCAAAATCCGCTTCTGCCACTACCCGCACCTGCGCCCCTGCGCGCTGCAAAAACGCGATTTTGCGATCGGCAATTTCACCCGTGCCTACAACCAGCACCGGCTTCTCTTTTATCGCGGCAAATAAGGGCAGATAGTCCACAAGCAACAACTCACTAACAACGAGGAATAAAGGGACTATAGGGGGCGGCTTAGACCGAATGAAATTACGAATTGGAATGAGTAGTTACTCAATGGAATAACGCCGTGAAAAAGCTAATACCAAAAAGTGCTTAACATGCGAAATATCGGGCATTTAAGAGCAATTCAAATTGTGTATGGGCGATCACAGTTTCATACTAGGCGGGTTAATATTTTGCTCTGTTTTTAAGGACTCACTATGTTTTCCGCAACGCGCCACCGTATTGCTGCCCTGGCGCTCGGCGTTTGCTTTATTCTTCCTGCCCAGGCAAAAAACCAACCTTATGGTGAAATCGCCACTATGCAGGCGCGGCATATTGCCACCGTCTTTCCTGGCCGCATGACCGGCTCGCCTGCGGAGATGCTCTCCGCGGACTATCTTCGCCAGCAGTTTGCCGGGATGGGCTATCAGAGCGATATCAGGTCGTTTCACAGCCGCTACGTCTATACCTCACGAAATAAAACGAAAAACTGGCATAACGTGACCGGCAGTACGGTTATCGCGGCGCATGAAGGTAGCGCGGCTGAACAGATTATTATTATGGCGCACCTTGATACCTACGCCCCGATGAGCGATGCCGATACGGATAACAACCTCGGCGGGCTGACGCTGCAGGGCATGGACGACAA is a window of Enterobacter cloacae complex sp. ECNIH7 DNA encoding:
- the cysG gene encoding siroheme synthase CysG, translating into MDYLPLFAAIKEKPVLVVGTGEIADRKIAFLQRAGAQVRVVAEADFDESQIDTVVLVIAATEDRDLNRRISDAAQARYRLVNVVDDQPLCSFIFPSIVDRSPLLVAISSGGTAPVLARVLREKIEALLPTSLGRMAEKASFWRNHLKTRLTSVTERRRFWERVFRGRFASLMHAGNETAAQKILEDELDNPGSTGGEIILVGAGPGDAGLLTLRGLQVLQDADVVFYDHLVTDGVRELIRRDAEQICVGKRAGEHSVPQHDTNQMLVDAAKAGKTVVRLKGGDPFIFGRGGEELQAAAEAGVPFQVVPGITAASAVTAYAGIPLTHRDYAQSVTFVTGHYKADSTPFDWSHLAQSRQTLAIYMGTMKAADISEQLIQHGREATTPVAVISRGTRVDQHVATGTLEHLATLAKDAPMPALIVVGEVVQLHSTLAWFQHTTDTEGFGSSVVNLA